In the bacterium genome, TGATGACGAAGTGCTGAAGGGTTCCGATGGGACAGGCGAAAATGGAGGCGGGGCAGGCGTAGCAGTTAAGGGCGGGAACGCAAAGCCCCCTGGACTGGCCCTGCCACAATGTCCCCGGAGGTATAAACCCTTTCAGGTATCCGTTAGTGACACCGATCCCGAGGGATGATTGAATTATTCTTCTGAAAAGGATCCGATGCAAGATGTTAAAGGCTCCTTGGTTTAATCTCAGATCTCAGATCTAATTGTGTCATCGTGCCTGCCCGCCGTAGCTCCAGGGAGCGAAGGTGGGAACTGTCACCCATGTGACCTGTCGCGGCGAAGCCTGGAAGGCGAAGACGGAAGCGATCCCGGGATCGCTTCGTCGTTCGAACTGTTCTCGATACTCCTTCCACCTTCGCGTAAAGCTCTTCTCTGCGAAGCGGCCTTCAGCCGGCCGCACTGGCCGCCGTGAGCCGTGACAAGTCGCCGCGTCTTCCTGGATTCCGGACAATCCCGCAATTGGCGATGATTTCCGGAATGACAGCATGTTCGTCACTCCGGGCAACGACCCGGAGTCCAGTCGTATTTTTATACAAGTGCCACTGGATTCCGGACAATCCCGCAATTGGCGATGATTTCCGGAATGACGACCGTTTAACCCTCTTCCCAGGTTTACCCTGTGAAACCCTGCCTGTCAGCCGTAGCCTTGGCGAAGGTTGATGGTTCAGCCTGGGAATGGCTGAGCTGTGGTAAATCAGATCTTGCCGCCTTTACAGGAACCGCGCCTTCCTGGATTCCGGTTTCCTCTGCGTCTCCGCGCCTCTGCGTGAGGCAGCCTTTACGGCTTTTGCGCAAGAGCTGTGTTTATCTCTCGCTCGCTCATCACGCCTGCGGCGTGATTCGCTAGAGGCGCAGGGAACGGGGGGAAGATCCAAACAGATCAGGGTTGAACTCTAAAATATTTTGCCTTTCTCTGTGTCCTCAGTGAGCTCAGTGGTGAAAAACATCGCTTTAATAGCAACCGGCGCCTTAACCCAGGATTCCAGCTCTTCTCTGCGAAGCGGCCTTCAGCCGGCCGCGCTGCGCCTCTGCGAGAGGCTGCCTTTAGACGCCTTTACAGGAACCGCGTCTTCCTGGATTCCGGACAATCCCGCAATTGGCGATGATTTCCGGAATGACGACAAGGTTTTACTCCCCCTCTCCCCTTCACCCCCTCCCCCACTCCCGGGGAACGGACCGATCTTCCATCGTTCCTATCTCCAGGGTCACCCGACCCCGATGCAGGACAGTCAGAGGAGGGTGGCGTTGAACATGGTCTCGCCAAACTCACCCTGAACTATCCCCACGTAAAGGGTGGCCACTGCGGCAGCGACCATTACAAGCCTGATAATGTACCTGGCATATTTCATCTATTGTCCCTGATTTTTCTGCATCATGAGCTGCATTTTTTCCTTGGCGCTCATCTTCGTTTTCTTCTTCATTGTAAAACCGGCCTCGCTGAGTTTTCCGGCCAGCAGCTCTTCCAGAGCTTTTGCGGCCTCATCCTGCTTCCCGGCATCCTTAAGAGCGATAACCTCTGAAAGATCGAGAGGCTCATCCCCTGCCCCCTCCGCGGCCGGCATGGGAGTTCCAGCTGTGGCTGTATCCGAGGCAGCGGAGCTCACCGGCGAAGCAGCCTGGGAGTTATCCCGGTCAGCCGGAGCTGGACCTTCACCAGCTGTTTCCTCAGGTTCACCACCTGGCGGTTCGACAGGTTCATTACCTAGCAATAAAGCTATTGCATCGTCAACCTTTTCTTCAGATGTGAGGAGCCAGGCGCGAAGCCATGTGATCTCAAGCCGCTGGGGGTCAAGCTGGGCCGCTTTTTCAAGGCTTGCGCCCGCCTTTTCACCGTCTCCCATCCTGAAGTGGACGAAGCCCATGTACATGTGAGGCTCTGCCCACCCGGAATCGGCAACAGCTGCCTTTTCAAGCTCCGGAAGAGCCTTGGTCATGAAACCCTTCTCGGCGTGACGTTTTCCCATCCCTACATGCAGAAGAGCAGTCCGGTTCGGCACATAGGAAGGTTCAACAGATGCATCTGCTTCCTCCTCCACATAAAGACCAAGGGCCTTCTGTATGCCCTGTTCCATGTCAAGGTAGGCGCTTGAAGGATAGCTGGAAAGATCAAAGGTCACCACACCATCGCTGCTGATGATGGCTGTCGTCGGGGTGGCAATGACCCCCCACTCGTTATAAGTCGTCAAACCCTTGTCGATGAGGATCGGGTAGTCGATCTCATTTTCCTCGAGAACTTTCCGTATCTGCACCAGATCCTCATCGTCCATGGCCTGGTTCTCTACGTTGACAGCCAGGATCTGAAGGCCCTTATCACCGTACTCGGCATTGAACTTCTTGAGATCAGCAAGCTCTGTGAGAGACCTCTGGCTCCATGTGGCCCAGAAGAAAAGGAGGATCGCTTTAGACTCCCTGTACTTTGCCAGGGAATGCTCCTGCCCCTCGAGGTCTTCCAGTTGGACGGGCAGGGCCTGATCGCCGACCTTGATATTCTTGAAAGCAGCGGCTGCCCCCGAGACCGAAAAGGTCATAAACACGATAAGGGGTAAAACGATAAGGCTGCGGTGGAAAACTCTACGGAAAAAGACGCTGTTCATGGGCGAACCTCTCACAGGGGGATTTTTTACGGCCTAAGCCGCAGATCATTCGATGCCGATACAGGGGGGAAACATCAGCATCGATACGTTGACACGTTAACGCAAATGGTACTCTTTTGTCGAGCTGTGCGGATCGTGGCACTTCACACAGTCGGAATTCTGTCTCTCCTCAATGTGTCTCTTGCTGAGGTTCTGGCTATGGCAGACGAGACAAAGCTCCTTGCCAACGGCCACCAGGAATTTATCATATCGGGATCCGTGGGGATCGTGGCACGGCGTACACGAACCGGCAGCCACAGGACCGTGGACGATCTCCTTCGTACCCACAGGGTCGTGGCACTCTTTGCACAGATCACCCTGCATGGGCTGAACTTCGAATACATTGGCCCCGGCTTTAGGATGGCAGTTGACACAGTATCCCATGTCGGTTTCAATATGGTACCTGTAGCCCTTCTGTTTTCCAACGAATATCTTGATGGTTTTTCGATCTATCCCCGGTGCAGCCAGGGTGATCTCATGACGCCCATCGGCGAGCACAGCCTTGAAGGTGAAGTTTCCGTTCTGAAGAGGCGCGAACCCCATGGCCTTGCCGTTGCTGGAGATCTCCACCATCTTTGCCTCGTTGAAACCTTCCACCTTACCGATGATCAGGATCTGGTCCATCCCGATGAAGGATTCCTCCGCCGGCGCCAGAACCTTGAACTGAGCCCCTGCGCAGACGGTGGCGGAGATCAGTAAGGAGGCGAGTACAATTGCTGTTAAAACGGTCTTTCTCATTTTATTTCCCCGACTTTTTCATCAGTCGTTCCAGAGCGTTCCTGTATGTTTCCATTGCCTTTTGAACATCGCCCTTTGCCTCGTAGACCTGACCTAATCGGTAAAGAGCCAGCGTCGGATCCGGGTTCAGGGTAATGGCCTTCTGGAGCTGAGCCTCGGCCTCGTCCAGGTTACCTTCCGCTATGTAGACAGACGCTATTCCCACCCTTGCTTCGTTGGAGTTGGGGTCTGTCTCAAAAACCTTCTCGAACTGCTCTTTGGCCTTGTCGTACTGCTCGTCCTTCAGATAAATCTCCCCGGAAAGCAGCCTTGCCTCGATGAGGGCGGGGTTAAGCTCCAGAGCCTGCTCCAGCTTGGGGAGCGCCTTGGTACCAAAACCCCGCTTAAGAAGAACTTTGGCCATCTGCAGGTTTCTTTCCGCGTCTTTCTCCTCTTGTGACTGCTCTACGATCTCCGTTTTTTGACCGGCCTTGGCGGATTCCTCTGCGCTGATGATACCGAGCAGGACCTTGATGTCGTTTACGATCGTATCCTGAAAATCGTTGCTGTAAGAGGTGTATTCGTGAACATAGTTCCCCTTCTGGTCAACCACCATGGTGGAGGGGAAGGTGAACAACCCGAACTCGCCGTAAAGCTTCTGCCCCTCATCGAGGAGGATGGGGTAATGGAGATCCAGCTTCTCAATGAGGCCCTGAATGGCAGCCTTGTCCTCGGTCTGGCTCGTAATTCCCCAGACTGTCACGCCGTCGTCCTTGAAAATCCCGTTAACCTCTTCCAGGGCGTTGAGGGTTTTCACCGACCGGTCCTGATCCACCTTGACAAAACTCAGTATGAGGACCTTTCCCTTTTCAGAAGCAAAGGTATGGTCTATATCCTTCATGTCCTGGAGGGTAAAATCAGGAGCGGGCTTCCCCTTTTCCAGGTTTCTGAACGCCGATCCATTACCCGGCGTTACGAAAAACATCCCCATGATCAGACCTACAGCTATTGCCGATGCCAGTATCCGCTCCCTGGTCACCACCAGAAATGACCTGCCGATGGATCTACTTTTCATTGTGGCTCCCATTAGCACCCTCTCCGTTGCGATCAGGAACGACCCTTTAGCGGACATCCTTAATATTTTACAGGGTTTACCCGGTCGTATTCCTTCGGTTTGTGACAGCCCACGACACAGCTGCCTCCATTTTTCGTCTGGGTAAAGTTCACAGGAAGGCTCCACATCTTGCCGAAGGGGACCTCTTTACGAATATGCTTGGTCTGATCACCTGCGTGCATCTCATGACAGGCCTTGCAGGACCGGCCTTTTTCCCGGTTCACATGAA is a window encoding:
- a CDS encoding redoxin domain-containing protein, whose translation is MNSVFFRRVFHRSLIVLPLIVFMTFSVSGAAAAFKNIKVGDQALPVQLEDLEGQEHSLAKYRESKAILLFFWATWSQRSLTELADLKKFNAEYGDKGLQILAVNVENQAMDDEDLVQIRKVLEENEIDYPILIDKGLTTYNEWGVIATPTTAIISSDGVVTFDLSSYPSSAYLDMEQGIQKALGLYVEEEADASVEPSYVPNRTALLHVGMGKRHAEKGFMTKALPELEKAAVADSGWAEPHMYMGFVHFRMGDGEKAGASLEKAAQLDPQRLEITWLRAWLLTSEEKVDDAIALLLGNEPVEPPGGEPEETAGEGPAPADRDNSQAASPVSSAASDTATAGTPMPAAEGAGDEPLDLSEVIALKDAGKQDEAAKALEELLAGKLSEAGFTMKKKTKMSAKEKMQLMMQKNQGQ
- a CDS encoding cytochrome c3 family protein, whose product is MRKTVLTAIVLASLLISATVCAGAQFKVLAPAEESFIGMDQILIIGKVEGFNEAKMVEISSNGKAMGFAPLQNGNFTFKAVLADGRHEITLAAPGIDRKTIKIFVGKQKGYRYHIETDMGYCVNCHPKAGANVFEVQPMQGDLCKECHDPVGTKEIVHGPVAAGSCTPCHDPHGSRYDKFLVAVGKELCLVCHSQNLSKRHIEERQNSDCVKCHDPHSSTKEYHLR
- a CDS encoding tetratricopeptide repeat protein is translated as MKSRSIGRSFLVVTRERILASAIAVGLIMGMFFVTPGNGSAFRNLEKGKPAPDFTLQDMKDIDHTFASEKGKVLILSFVKVDQDRSVKTLNALEEVNGIFKDDGVTVWGITSQTEDKAAIQGLIEKLDLHYPILLDEGQKLYGEFGLFTFPSTMVVDQKGNYVHEYTSYSNDFQDTIVNDIKVLLGIISAEESAKAGQKTEIVEQSQEEKDAERNLQMAKVLLKRGFGTKALPKLEQALELNPALIEARLLSGEIYLKDEQYDKAKEQFEKVFETDPNSNEARVGIASVYIAEGNLDEAEAQLQKAITLNPDPTLALYRLGQVYEAKGDVQKAMETYRNALERLMKKSGK